A genomic stretch from Rubripirellula reticaptiva includes:
- a CDS encoding VOC family protein — protein sequence MKLSAVTLPTSCMAAAVRFYTHLGFALHRGGEQASFTTFQVSEQHVNLRLINPDAPTPVASLIIFAVDDVDVLYQSLVDKGLKPEFEPKDAEWGERYFHLRDPEGNELSFAQRIRRG from the coding sequence ATGAAACTTTCGGCCGTAACTCTCCCAACATCGTGCATGGCTGCAGCAGTACGCTTTTACACGCATTTAGGTTTTGCTCTGCATCGCGGCGGCGAACAGGCTTCGTTCACGACTTTTCAGGTTAGTGAGCAACACGTCAATCTTCGCCTCATTAACCCTGATGCGCCGACGCCTGTCGCATCGCTGATTATCTTCGCGGTTGACGATGTTGATGTGCTGTACCAATCGCTAGTCGACAAAGGCCTGAAACCTGAATTTGAGCCAAAGGATGCCGAGTGGGGAGAACGCTATTTTCATCTCCGCGATCCCGAAGGAAACGAATTGAGCTTTGCTCAGAGAATTCGTCGCGGATAA
- a CDS encoding sigma-54-dependent transcriptional regulator, whose translation MTNLLVIDDEPLILESIEMAFPDHEVTKCLTAEKGIDAFLQSTPDVVLCDIRLPDMSGMETFEKLHRIDPKVPIILMTGRGTAGTAIEAMQRGAFEYLLKPLDPETLIPLIEDAAETSRMTRVRAVVPDASLDEVPTDSENDLLIGNCPAMQEVYRSIGRVARQNVTALILGESGTGKEVIARAIYQYSERSAGRFLAINCAAIPENLLESELFGHEKGSFTGADRKKVGKFELCNEGTLFLDEIGDMTPLMQTKILRVLQDQTFERVGGTETIRTNARIIAATNRNLEQAIEDKEFRSDLFYRLNVYTINLPPLRERGDDIALLASYFLKRFAKEIDKQIDGFAAEAVDVISGYSWPGNVRELQSAMKHALLEATGPVIVPAYLPDSVRECGSRTRESLDSGADQSLPSSATTGLDFAALTRKRLASGSNDIHRELVNIAEKEIFAEVLKYTDGNLTQAAKRLGITRTTLRSRLESLGMSLDKSASYS comes from the coding sequence ATGACAAACCTTCTCGTTATCGACGACGAACCGCTCATTTTAGAATCGATCGAAATGGCGTTTCCTGATCATGAAGTCACGAAATGTCTGACCGCTGAAAAGGGTATCGACGCGTTTTTGCAATCCACGCCCGACGTGGTGCTGTGCGACATTCGGCTTCCCGACATGTCCGGCATGGAAACGTTTGAAAAACTGCACCGCATCGACCCCAAAGTTCCGATCATTTTGATGACCGGCCGCGGCACTGCCGGGACCGCGATCGAAGCGATGCAACGCGGAGCGTTCGAGTACCTCCTTAAACCGCTCGACCCAGAGACCCTGATCCCATTAATCGAGGACGCCGCCGAAACCAGTCGTATGACGCGAGTCCGCGCTGTCGTGCCTGATGCGAGTTTGGACGAGGTGCCTACCGATAGCGAGAACGATTTGCTAATCGGCAACTGCCCAGCGATGCAGGAAGTCTATCGCTCGATTGGCCGCGTCGCTCGGCAGAACGTCACTGCTTTGATCCTTGGCGAAAGCGGTACCGGCAAGGAAGTCATCGCCCGAGCGATCTATCAATACAGCGAGCGTTCGGCGGGACGGTTTCTCGCCATCAACTGCGCCGCAATCCCTGAGAACCTGCTCGAAAGTGAATTGTTCGGTCACGAAAAAGGCTCGTTCACCGGAGCCGATCGCAAGAAGGTCGGAAAGTTCGAACTGTGCAATGAAGGCACGTTGTTCTTGGACGAAATCGGCGACATGACGCCGCTGATGCAGACGAAAATTCTTCGAGTCCTGCAAGATCAAACGTTCGAGCGGGTTGGCGGCACCGAAACGATTCGCACCAATGCCCGGATCATCGCCGCGACGAACCGTAACTTAGAACAAGCGATCGAAGACAAAGAATTCCGCAGCGATCTGTTCTATCGGCTTAACGTCTACACGATCAATTTGCCACCGCTACGAGAACGAGGCGACGACATCGCACTACTGGCGAGCTATTTCCTCAAACGATTCGCGAAGGAAATAGACAAACAAATCGACGGCTTTGCCGCTGAAGCCGTCGACGTGATTAGCGGCTACTCATGGCCCGGGAACGTTCGTGAGCTTCAAAGTGCAATGAAGCACGCATTGCTTGAAGCGACAGGCCCAGTGATCGTGCCTGCTTACTTGCCGGATTCAGTACGAGAGTGCGGTAGCCGAACTCGCGAAAGCTTGGATTCGGGAGCGGACCAGAGTCTACCGAGTTCGGCTACGACCGGCTTAGATTTTGCCGCGCTCACCCGTAAACGACTTGCCTCAGGAAGCAACGACATCCACCGTGAACTCGTTAACATTGCCGAGAAGGAAATCTTCGCCGAAGTGTTAAAGTATACCGATGGCAATCTCACTCAAGCCGCCAAACGACTGGGCATCACAAGAACAACGTTGCGATCCAGGCTTGAATCCCTTGGCATGTCACTGGACAAATCTGCATCTTACTCGTAG
- a CDS encoding ThuA domain-containing protein — protein sequence MKNGFLLSLLACLFAVPCLVAAEPTRVLIVVGPSTHPPGSHEVAAGGRLLQHCLENMSNVSDVAAEVVYEWPKDQSRLKSVSTIVFIGDTFPPQRLPETATILAQLDTLMARGCGIVCVHYATGLMGHDVGQAGEHPLLGWLGGYFANKSCPHHQSIAKIYPSAAITPATPEHPISRGWNEFMLHDEPYVNNYFGADQNRLASNVTALATSMLPTDSPKNETVAWCVERPDSGRGFGIVMPHFYKNWALADLRRFILNGIVWTAKRDVPDGGVQTTLPDLTTFSPAAVEFSEDPRKLARRIVQSAGGNANLLSRFAIEERLNVSDDPAKPGKPRESVFDGHENWWFRGGKGDWKKKKDEPATDLVWAWTLQALVDEKSKLKVLPEIEEAGRTLVGLQVSESISPAMDVYFEKTNLQIVRIDWRKDINRFSNWRQHDGAKYPSKCIGYRKATGKPWFVSEIVELRRLDELPGDLP from the coding sequence ATGAAGAATGGTTTCTTACTTAGTCTGCTGGCTTGCTTGTTCGCCGTGCCATGCTTGGTTGCAGCGGAGCCGACTCGGGTATTGATCGTGGTTGGCCCGAGTACCCATCCGCCGGGATCGCATGAAGTCGCTGCTGGGGGACGGTTGTTGCAGCATTGCCTCGAAAATATGTCCAACGTTTCGGACGTCGCAGCGGAGGTGGTGTATGAGTGGCCGAAGGATCAGTCGCGTTTGAAATCGGTCAGCACGATTGTGTTCATCGGCGATACCTTTCCGCCTCAGCGATTGCCGGAGACCGCCACGATTCTTGCGCAGCTCGATACGCTGATGGCTCGTGGATGTGGCATTGTTTGCGTGCACTACGCAACCGGCTTGATGGGTCACGATGTTGGGCAGGCGGGTGAGCATCCGCTGCTCGGTTGGCTCGGTGGTTATTTTGCAAACAAGTCTTGCCCGCATCACCAAAGCATCGCCAAAATCTATCCTTCCGCAGCGATCACGCCGGCGACTCCGGAACATCCGATCTCACGTGGTTGGAATGAATTCATGTTGCACGATGAACCCTATGTCAACAACTATTTCGGAGCCGATCAGAATCGACTGGCCTCGAATGTGACGGCCCTAGCCACATCAATGTTGCCAACGGATTCACCCAAGAATGAAACGGTTGCTTGGTGTGTCGAGCGACCCGATAGCGGTCGTGGGTTCGGGATCGTGATGCCCCATTTCTACAAGAACTGGGCGTTGGCAGATTTGCGACGGTTTATCCTCAATGGAATTGTCTGGACTGCCAAGCGTGATGTTCCCGACGGCGGAGTGCAGACAACACTGCCGGACCTCACCACATTCTCTCCGGCGGCGGTTGAGTTTTCCGAAGATCCGCGAAAATTGGCGCGGCGGATCGTTCAATCCGCGGGAGGCAACGCGAATCTACTGAGTCGGTTTGCCATCGAGGAGCGATTGAATGTCAGTGACGATCCGGCAAAACCGGGCAAGCCTCGCGAGTCTGTTTTCGATGGCCACGAGAACTGGTGGTTTCGTGGAGGCAAGGGCGACTGGAAGAAAAAGAAAGACGAACCAGCCACGGATCTCGTGTGGGCGTGGACACTGCAGGCACTCGTCGATGAAAAGTCGAAACTGAAAGTGTTGCCGGAAATCGAAGAAGCCGGGCGAACCTTGGTTGGATTGCAAGTCAGCGAGTCGATCTCGCCAGCGATGGACGTCTACTTTGAAAAGACGAACCTGCAGATCGTGCGAATCGATTGGCGAAAGGACATCAATCGATTCAGTAACTGGAGGCAACACGATGGGGCGAAGTATCCGTCCAAGTGCATCGGATATCGCAAAGCAACCGGCAAGCCTTGGTTCGTCAGTGAGATTGTCGAACTGCGTCGTCTCGACGAACTTCCCGGCGACTTGCCGTGA
- a CDS encoding alpha/beta hydrolase, producing MQCRLTCCLFVLISLPFSSFLLAQEPTRSTLSTVEKLAAFLKRFPESDADHDGRLTMDKYRNFQQDRRSRTEARRPVSPHADIAYGEHERQRFDLWPVPDAKEPTPLVIFIHGGGFRGGDKSAVSEKQVRLFQEAGVAFASMNYRLSDVGPYPNMMHDAARGLQTIRHRAKEWNIDSNRVACFGGSAGAGISLWLAFHDDLAQPNSDDPVARQSTRILAAATLNGQSTYDMHTYREWFGVPDLPFHDALPAFLGIDGEIELFDKVVRQRMKDASPITHLSRDDRARVYMVYGHGNTEVTRDTPQGDWVHHVRLGLKLQEAMQALGLQCIVRAPGINVENDPDGSVERFLIRQLIEAK from the coding sequence ATGCAATGTCGATTGACCTGCTGCCTGTTCGTACTGATCAGCTTGCCTTTCAGTTCATTCCTGCTGGCTCAGGAGCCAACCCGATCTACTTTGTCGACGGTAGAGAAGTTGGCGGCGTTTTTGAAACGCTTCCCCGAAAGTGATGCCGATCACGACGGGCGTCTGACGATGGATAAGTATCGTAATTTTCAGCAAGATCGCCGCAGTCGAACCGAAGCTCGTCGGCCCGTGTCGCCGCACGCCGATATTGCCTACGGCGAGCATGAGCGGCAACGTTTCGATCTGTGGCCTGTTCCTGACGCCAAAGAACCAACACCCCTGGTTATCTTCATTCATGGCGGTGGCTTTCGCGGCGGCGATAAATCGGCTGTGAGCGAGAAACAGGTCAGGCTGTTTCAGGAAGCGGGCGTTGCATTTGCTTCGATGAACTATCGACTTTCCGATGTCGGTCCTTACCCGAACATGATGCACGATGCCGCTCGCGGGCTGCAGACGATTCGGCACCGAGCGAAGGAATGGAACATCGATTCGAATCGAGTTGCCTGTTTCGGCGGATCAGCCGGAGCCGGGATCAGTTTGTGGCTTGCTTTTCATGACGATCTGGCCCAACCCAACAGCGACGATCCCGTGGCTCGTCAGTCGACTCGGATTCTCGCCGCCGCGACACTCAATGGCCAATCGACGTATGACATGCACACCTATCGCGAGTGGTTTGGTGTTCCCGACCTACCGTTCCACGATGCGTTGCCTGCGTTCCTTGGGATTGATGGTGAAATCGAACTCTTCGACAAGGTAGTGAGGCAGCGGATGAAAGACGCTTCGCCGATCACGCACCTGTCGCGAGACGATCGGGCCAGGGTTTACATGGTGTACGGTCACGGGAATACGGAAGTCACCAGGGATACGCCCCAGGGCGACTGGGTTCACCACGTGCGTCTTGGTTTGAAGTTACAGGAAGCTATGCAAGCACTCGGACTCCAGTGCATCGTCCGAGCACCGGGGATCAACGTTGAAAATGATCCCGATGGTTCGGTAGAACGGTTCTTGATTCGGCAACTGATCGAAGCGAAGTAG
- a CDS encoding serine hydrolase domain-containing protein, producing the protein MKRRIFLGSGLALAICPRAGAGMDESRLESACRILANAAEQGEIQASAIYVQQGSDVFSRTYGLARDTDAMFLLASISKTISIAAVMKLFDDGRFELDDRVQRYLPEFQGDGCEKITIRQLMTHVSGLPDQLPENARLRASHASLAEFVAAAVKTPLLFEPGSRYSYSSMAILLATEVARRISGRSIADLTHERIFKPLRMTRSAMGLGAFKISDVLMNQVDWAAPESGAGDPSTKSWDWNSPYWRKLGAPWGTAHGSAEDVARFLREFLHSTGRILKPETIKLIISNQNSPNIQPRGLGFDLGQIGNTPHLSDETFGHTGSTGTICWADPSTDSICVILTTLPYGAVFPHPRDLVATRIAEALQKS; encoded by the coding sequence ATGAAACGACGAATCTTTCTGGGAAGTGGTCTGGCTCTGGCGATTTGCCCGCGCGCGGGAGCTGGTATGGACGAGTCGCGGCTTGAAAGCGCTTGCAGAATTCTAGCCAATGCTGCCGAGCAAGGGGAGATTCAAGCGAGTGCCATCTACGTCCAGCAGGGCTCGGATGTCTTTTCGCGAACGTATGGCCTAGCGCGTGACACCGACGCAATGTTCTTGTTGGCGTCGATTTCAAAAACGATCTCGATTGCCGCCGTGATGAAGCTTTTCGACGATGGTCGCTTTGAGCTCGATGATCGCGTGCAGCGATACCTTCCCGAATTTCAAGGCGACGGTTGCGAGAAGATCACGATCCGCCAGTTGATGACGCATGTCTCGGGGCTTCCCGATCAACTTCCCGAGAACGCCCGACTGCGCGCGTCGCATGCTTCGCTTGCCGAGTTCGTTGCCGCGGCGGTCAAGACACCGCTGCTGTTCGAGCCCGGTAGCCGATACAGCTATTCAAGCATGGCAATTTTGCTGGCCACAGAAGTCGCCCGGCGGATTAGCGGTCGTTCGATTGCAGACTTAACGCACGAGCGGATCTTCAAGCCGCTGCGGATGACGCGTTCGGCGATGGGGCTCGGGGCGTTCAAAATCTCTGACGTCTTGATGAATCAGGTCGATTGGGCTGCTCCTGAGTCGGGCGCGGGCGATCCGTCGACGAAGTCTTGGGACTGGAACAGTCCGTACTGGAGAAAGCTTGGGGCTCCTTGGGGGACTGCGCACGGTTCGGCGGAAGATGTCGCTCGATTCCTACGCGAGTTTCTGCATTCGACCGGACGGATCCTCAAGCCTGAAACCATCAAGCTGATAATCAGCAATCAGAATTCACCGAACATTCAACCACGAGGTCTTGGGTTTGATCTCGGGCAAATCGGCAATACGCCTCACCTGAGTGATGAAACCTTCGGGCACACTGGATCAACAGGAACGATTTGCTGGGCCGACCCGTCAACGGATTCAATCTGCGTGATTCTGACGACGCTACCCTACGGAGCAGTCTTTCCCCATCCCAGGGATCTCGTCGCGACGCGAATCGCTGAGGCCTTGCAAAAATCCTGA
- a CDS encoding DUF1592 domain-containing protein, with translation MSFQVTMIKARFLRGTLAVMVLGVLWISPKTCWAQSAAEEALAEGKADSEKFFRQRVTPFIKTYCLECHQNSRPTEAGLSFTPALDTPGHAAFSEKWKKAAARVKTHDMPPDGLEQPTDEERQMFMKWLDKVKYLSPKDPGTFVIRRLTKTEYSNTLRDLFGVDPKIAAGLPDEVSGEGYLNSLSPLQLEQYLSIADEVLDQVLAPDDSPPTQFQQRHFGEAPASKNDSRREARKVAQSLAKRAYRRPPSDGELKVLLDVFDLGQQNELSYPAALRLMLKAMLVSPQFLFITPAEEFESEAEIVPLDNYQLASRLSYLLWATMPDDELMTLAGSGKLHEPTILKMQVKRMLEDPRSRALFDGFGAQWLRVGDLDSKTFDPAKFPEMTGKMRAAMYDEVRLFFESIVRENQGVARFIDSDYTFLNESLASIYGLGKTVAGAEMRKVKLTNKNRGGILGMPGVLASTSFPNRTSPVIRGVWVLEQLLGEHVPSAPPNVPALEKQDQQSVANLTLRERTELHRTDPVCANCHQLLDPIGFGLENFDAIGRWRDQDENGQPIDASGELPDGSRFSSPQELKVMIAGRLDDFSRNLVEKLLAYALCRRLEGYDEIVLDDLMRELAQDGYRMQTVVTAIVTSYPFTHRRTE, from the coding sequence ATGAGCTTTCAAGTGACAATGATAAAAGCACGTTTTCTCCGTGGCACACTTGCCGTGATGGTCCTGGGCGTGTTGTGGATTAGTCCCAAGACGTGCTGGGCTCAGTCCGCGGCTGAGGAGGCGTTGGCTGAGGGGAAAGCCGACTCTGAGAAGTTCTTTCGTCAACGAGTCACTCCTTTTATCAAAACGTATTGCCTGGAGTGTCACCAGAACAGTCGACCGACAGAGGCCGGCCTCAGCTTCACCCCAGCCCTGGATACTCCAGGGCATGCTGCCTTCAGTGAAAAGTGGAAGAAAGCGGCGGCCAGAGTGAAGACACACGACATGCCACCGGATGGTTTGGAGCAGCCGACCGATGAAGAACGCCAGATGTTCATGAAATGGCTGGACAAGGTCAAATACCTCAGCCCCAAAGATCCTGGAACGTTTGTTATTCGTCGTTTGACTAAAACGGAATACAGCAACACGCTGCGCGATCTATTCGGTGTCGATCCGAAGATTGCCGCTGGCTTGCCAGATGAGGTCAGTGGTGAGGGATATCTTAATTCGCTCTCACCGCTTCAACTCGAGCAGTATCTTTCAATCGCCGATGAAGTGTTAGACCAAGTTTTGGCACCCGACGATTCCCCGCCCACGCAGTTCCAACAGCGACATTTTGGCGAAGCTCCCGCGTCAAAGAATGACTCTCGGAGAGAGGCACGAAAGGTAGCCCAGTCGCTGGCGAAGAGAGCTTACCGTCGACCGCCATCCGATGGCGAGCTCAAGGTGCTCTTGGACGTCTTCGACTTGGGACAACAAAACGAACTCTCGTATCCGGCGGCCTTGCGTTTGATGCTCAAGGCAATGCTCGTTTCTCCACAGTTCCTGTTCATCACTCCGGCTGAAGAATTTGAATCCGAGGCTGAGATTGTTCCACTTGACAATTATCAACTCGCCTCGCGATTGTCGTATCTGCTGTGGGCCACGATGCCTGACGATGAGCTGATGACGCTGGCTGGCTCCGGAAAGCTACACGAGCCGACGATCCTGAAAATGCAAGTGAAACGCATGCTGGAGGATCCTCGTTCGCGAGCCCTGTTTGACGGTTTCGGTGCTCAGTGGCTTCGTGTTGGGGATTTAGACAGCAAGACATTTGATCCCGCCAAGTTCCCCGAGATGACGGGAAAAATGCGCGCGGCGATGTACGACGAAGTGCGTCTCTTTTTCGAGAGTATCGTGCGTGAGAACCAAGGTGTCGCTCGTTTTATTGATAGCGATTACACGTTCCTCAACGAGAGTCTGGCCTCCATCTATGGGCTAGGCAAAACCGTTGCTGGCGCCGAGATGCGCAAGGTCAAGCTGACCAATAAAAATCGGGGAGGGATATTGGGAATGCCTGGAGTTCTCGCGTCGACGTCCTTCCCCAACCGTACCAGTCCCGTCATTCGCGGTGTGTGGGTGCTTGAACAATTGCTCGGGGAGCATGTGCCATCTGCTCCGCCAAACGTTCCGGCATTGGAGAAACAGGACCAGCAGTCGGTTGCCAATCTAACCCTACGCGAGCGCACGGAACTGCACCGCACCGATCCGGTCTGCGCCAATTGCCATCAGTTACTCGACCCGATCGGGTTTGGTCTGGAGAATTTCGATGCCATCGGTCGCTGGCGTGATCAGGACGAAAACGGTCAGCCGATTGACGCCTCGGGTGAGCTTCCTGATGGAAGTCGTTTTTCGAGTCCGCAGGAATTAAAGGTCATGATTGCCGGACGCCTCGATGACTTTTCACGCAACCTGGTTGAGAAATTGTTAGCCTATGCCCTGTGTCGAAGGCTGGAGGGGTATGACGAAATTGTGTTGGATGATTTGATGCGGGAGCTTGCTCAGGATGGCTACCGCATGCAGACAGTGGTCACAGCGATCGTCACCAGCTACCCCTTCACGCATCGTCGAACCGAGTAG
- a CDS encoding DUF1552 domain-containing protein codes for MSKNTTIDRRFCLKGVGAALALPLLDSMGWAEASEKKAFKPPIRLGFMYMPHGVIMDQFWPTDAESFLTSPPPALDSLRPVLDQCLMMKGISGVSNGPFKGAPHALELSTWLTAALPDPDKRDEISISISADQIAAGALGAFTTLPSLELATMPQTWKENQAGLNEAYYSHCSFRSPTQAVPAESNPRNVLNRLFHKKIEGSGRASTGMSPLDRDMLDLVIGGARDLRRTLSPTDQRKLDEYLDSVRSVERRIAAIELRQKEAAMEQAGVRSSRRHESDSPPIEIKIPEGDKRSEYMQVMCDLNVLAFQTDTTRVCTYIGSSPNGVSYPELGFTDKHHSTTHHNNDPEKVRKVAAITKFNIDQFAYMVKKMASLREGDGTLLDNCIMMWGSGLENGDRHTRENLPFILAGRGGGSINTGHFLPDVKGNQGDLLTTLLTCAGIPLDRPVGIATKQIKEIASDATPRS; via the coding sequence ATGAGTAAAAACACAACGATTGACCGTCGGTTCTGTCTGAAAGGCGTTGGGGCTGCTCTCGCCTTGCCGCTGTTGGATTCGATGGGCTGGGCGGAAGCTAGCGAGAAGAAGGCGTTCAAACCGCCGATCCGACTGGGGTTCATGTACATGCCGCATGGCGTGATCATGGATCAGTTCTGGCCCACGGATGCGGAGAGTTTCCTCACGTCGCCGCCACCGGCACTCGATTCCCTGCGGCCCGTGCTTGATCAATGTCTGATGATGAAGGGCATCTCGGGAGTTTCCAACGGTCCTTTCAAAGGCGCGCCTCACGCACTCGAACTATCGACGTGGCTCACGGCCGCGTTGCCGGACCCGGACAAGCGGGATGAGATCAGCATCTCGATCTCTGCCGATCAGATTGCTGCGGGCGCTCTGGGAGCTTTCACCACATTGCCCTCGTTGGAACTTGCAACGATGCCTCAAACGTGGAAGGAAAACCAAGCGGGGCTGAACGAGGCCTATTATTCCCACTGCAGTTTCCGCTCGCCGACCCAAGCGGTTCCTGCCGAAAGCAATCCTCGCAACGTGCTGAATCGATTGTTTCACAAGAAAATAGAAGGCAGCGGGCGGGCATCCACAGGGATGAGTCCGTTAGACCGAGACATGCTGGATTTAGTCATTGGCGGTGCACGGGATTTGCGGCGGACCTTGTCGCCGACCGACCAGCGAAAGTTGGACGAGTACCTGGACAGCGTTCGCTCAGTCGAACGACGGATTGCCGCCATCGAACTGCGTCAAAAGGAGGCCGCCATGGAACAGGCGGGCGTCCGATCCAGTCGTCGCCACGAATCGGATTCCCCGCCTATTGAGATCAAGATTCCGGAGGGAGACAAACGTAGTGAGTACATGCAGGTGATGTGCGATCTGAACGTGCTGGCATTTCAGACCGATACGACCCGCGTCTGCACCTACATAGGATCGAGCCCGAACGGCGTGTCCTACCCCGAGTTGGGATTCACGGACAAGCATCATTCGACGACTCACCACAACAATGATCCAGAGAAGGTCAGGAAGGTAGCCGCGATCACGAAGTTCAACATCGATCAGTTCGCCTACATGGTGAAAAAGATGGCCAGTTTGCGCGAGGGCGACGGTACGCTGCTAGATAACTGCATCATGATGTGGGGCTCTGGCCTTGAAAACGGCGACAGGCACACCCGAGAGAACCTGCCGTTCATCTTGGCTGGTCGCGGAGGCGGTTCGATCAACACGGGACACTTCCTGCCGGACGTGAAGGGAAATCAGGGTGACCTGCTAACCACTTTGCTTACCTGCGCCGGGATTCCGCTGGACCGACCCGTTGGGATTGCAACCAAACAAATCAAAGAGATTGCCTCTGATGCGACACCGAGGAGCTGA
- a CDS encoding serine hydrolase, with the protein MRATRIFNNDRLQAMQYFRIGLVSFLAFALLSVYLFVVAPKTWGTEPPISADAKPFAQGESTATKTDASETAGLIDTNDGGVVPTAGNFKRASEYSARNGGRAVLVLVDGKTVFEKYANGFGPETATHLHSATKAFWGPVIAAMIEDGMVESFDELAAKTLTEWNGHPRKSRITLRHLLTLSAGLVQDVTNLQGHDRPTLARDLYRHAIGVPVLREPGEVFQYGPSCYYVLGEIMKRKLATRKQTPLDYLKQRILDPIGVEVGDWVHDVSGNPHIPNGAHLTALEWIKYGQWLLQDGEWNGKQIVRKDLLHELMKPSDANPGHGLALWLNQPGGQGSVGVAAQRTEPRDKAGWIYWDGCPDLFAALGAGKCRMYVIPSLKLVALRQGDSDRDRFEDNTFLSLLLAGQAAEASVRDFGVPGNKRQAVQIFLQRFDRNSDGKIAQDEAGPRLKSSFNFLDENRDGALDASELQLLLDRQSVGP; encoded by the coding sequence ATGCGAGCGACTCGCATCTTCAATAACGATAGGCTTCAAGCAATGCAGTATTTTCGAATTGGACTTGTGAGTTTTCTCGCATTCGCTTTGCTTAGCGTTTATCTTTTCGTTGTTGCGCCGAAAACGTGGGGCACCGAACCACCGATCTCCGCCGACGCCAAACCTTTCGCCCAGGGAGAGAGCACGGCAACGAAGACTGATGCCAGCGAAACGGCAGGTTTGATCGACACGAACGATGGTGGAGTAGTGCCGACCGCCGGAAATTTCAAGCGAGCCTCCGAGTACTCGGCCAGGAACGGCGGTCGCGCAGTGCTGGTGTTGGTTGACGGCAAGACCGTCTTTGAGAAATACGCCAACGGATTTGGACCTGAAACTGCCACCCACTTGCACAGTGCCACCAAGGCATTTTGGGGACCGGTGATTGCAGCGATGATCGAAGACGGGATGGTCGAATCCTTTGACGAACTTGCCGCAAAGACTCTAACCGAATGGAATGGTCATCCGCGAAAGAGTCGGATCACGCTCCGCCACCTGCTCACCCTCAGTGCCGGGCTCGTGCAGGATGTTACGAACTTGCAGGGCCACGACCGGCCGACCCTCGCCCGGGATCTCTATCGGCACGCGATCGGAGTGCCGGTGTTGCGCGAGCCTGGCGAGGTATTCCAATATGGTCCCAGTTGCTACTACGTGTTGGGCGAGATCATGAAACGAAAGTTGGCGACGCGAAAGCAGACGCCGCTGGACTACTTGAAGCAGCGGATCCTCGATCCGATCGGTGTGGAGGTCGGCGACTGGGTACACGACGTGTCGGGCAATCCACACATCCCTAACGGCGCACACCTGACCGCGCTTGAGTGGATAAAGTACGGCCAGTGGTTGCTTCAAGACGGTGAATGGAATGGGAAACAGATCGTCAGGAAGGATTTGCTGCACGAACTCATGAAGCCAAGCGATGCGAACCCCGGACATGGATTGGCTTTGTGGTTGAACCAGCCGGGCGGGCAAGGTTCGGTGGGGGTTGCCGCGCAGAGGACGGAGCCAAGAGACAAGGCCGGTTGGATTTACTGGGACGGCTGCCCTGACCTGTTTGCCGCGCTTGGCGCGGGGAAGTGCCGTATGTATGTCATCCCCTCGCTGAAGCTGGTTGCACTTCGGCAAGGAGACAGCGATCGGGATCGGTTCGAAGACAACACCTTCCTCAGTCTGCTGCTCGCGGGTCAAGCTGCTGAGGCATCCGTGCGAGATTTCGGCGTCCCGGGTAACAAGCGCCAAGCTGTGCAAATATTCCTCCAAAGATTCGACCGAAACAGTGATGGCAAGATTGCACAAGACGAAGCCGGGCCACGACTGAAGAGCTCGTTCAATTTCCTCGATGAGAATCGCGACGGCGCACTCGATGCATCAGAACTGCAGTTGCTTCTCGATCGACAGAGTGTTGGTCCATAA